GCAGGGCGACGTCGTGCAGTTCGACATGGAGTTCAAGGCCACGCTCTGGGAGGCCAACCCGCTCGTCGAGGAGACCGTCGACCAGGTCACGATCAAATACGGTCCGCTCGTCTACTGCCTCGAATCGAACGACCTCCCGCCGGGCGTGCAGCTGAAGGACGTCGCGCTCTCGCTCCAGAAACCTGCGAACTTCACCGCGCGCCGCGAGCGCATCGGCAACGCCTCCGTCCTCACGCTCACCTGCGATGCCCTCGCGCTCCAGCGGCCGGCGTGGACCGGCCGGCAGCTTTACCGCGAGGTTGACGGTCAAGCCCCGCGGGTCATTGCCGTGAAAGCCGTGCCCTACTACGCATGGGGCAACCGCGGCGAAGCCGACATGACCGTCTGGATTCCCACCCGCTAAACGTTTCTCGCAACCCCGCCTACACCCCATGAGTCAAGTCACGTCCTCCGTGCCAGCCGCGCCCGCCGACGGCTCCCACATCACCGCGCAGCAATGGAAATGGTCGGCGCTCGCCGGCATGGCGTCGTATCTCGACGCCGGTTCGATCGTCGCGCTCGGCGCCGGCCTCGCGATCCTGCAAAAGGAATTCGGCATGAGCGACACCGCGGTCGGCGTGCTCGCGGCCATCGGCCCGAACGCCCTCGGTTGCGCGCTCGGCGCGCTCATCGGCGGCTGGCTCGGCGACAAGCTCGGTCGCAAGAAAATCTACCAATACGACCTCATGGTCTACGCGTTCGGCATCCTGCTGTGCGCGCTGTGCCAGAACAAGGAGATGCTCTTCCTCGGCACGTTCATCGTCGGCGTCGCGGTCGGCGCGGACGTCCCGACGTCCCTCGCGCTCGTCGGCGAGTTCGCGCCGGACAAGGCGCGCGGCAAGCTCCTCGGCTTCACCCAAGTCGCATGGTGTCTCGGCCCGGTGATCGTGCTCTGGCTCGCCCTGGCGCTCGCGCCGCTCGGCCTGCTCGGCATTCGCATCGTTTTTCTCCAGCTGTTCGTCGTGGCCGTCGTGACGTGGGCGCTGCGCCGCGGCCTCGCCGAGTCCGCGCGCTGGCAGGAAGCCGCGAAAGCCGGCAAGGGCGTCGGCCAGAATCTCTGGGCGCTGTTCAAGGGTTCGAATCTCAAGGCCATTGTCTGGACCGCCACGATTTATCTCTTCTGGAACCTCGCCGCGGGCACCGCAGGCATCTTCAACCCCTACATCATTTCCACGCTCCATGCCGGCGGCCAGGCGATGAGCGTCGGTCTTTCGAGCGCGAACTTCGTCATCACGATGATCGTGACCGTGACGATTTTCATGCGCTACTCGGACAAGTCCTACGAGACGCGCAAGCTGCTCTGGGGCGTCGGCGCGGTGATGCAGACCATCTCCTACGGCCTGTTCCTCTTCTTTCCGTTCACGATCACGACCGTCATCTGCAACATCGTGCTCTTCTCCGCCAGCGCCGCGCTCTCGGGCGAGGCGTTCTACAAGGTTTTCAGCCAGGAGCTGTTTCCCACCGCGCTGCGCGGCACCGCCCAGGGTTTCACCTTCGGCGTGGCGCGCACGATCCTCGGCATCTGGAGCTTCTTCGTGCCGATCCTAGCGCACGCCGGCATCAAGCAGATCGCCGGCCTCCTCACGCTGTTCCTCGCGATCAGCGGCGTGGTCGGCTACTTCTTCATGCCCGATACCTCCGGCAAATCGCTCGAGCAAATCGAGGCCGAGCGAGCCTGACCACGAGCGCGCATGCCCAGCCGGTCATTGCGGGGAGCGAAGCGCCGAAGCCATCCATCCGGATCGCCCCGGCGCACTTCGCGCATCGCGCGATGACACTTCCAATCAACCGTGTCTGACACCTGCGTTTCCTCCCTTCGCTGTGAATACCTCGTCGATCCGCTCGGCCTCGACGAGCGCCGCCCGCGACTGAGCTGGCTGCTTGAGAGCGGCCGGCGCGGCGCGCGCCAAGTGGCATTCCGAGTGCGGGTCGCCTCGACGCCGGAAAAACTCGCCGCCGGCGAGACGGACCGTTGGGACAGCGGTCGCGTCGAGAGCGCGCAGACCGTCCACATCGCCTACGCCGGCGCGACGCTGCGTTCGCGCGACGCGTGTCACTGGCAAGTCGAAGCGTGGGACGAGACCGGTGCGAGCGTCCGCTCCGCTCCCGCACGATGGACCATGGGGCTGCTCGCCCCGGACGACTGGTGTGCGAAGTGGATCGCCGCCGATCCCGAGATCGTGCGACGCGATCCCGACGCCGTGGTCGCGACGCTCACCGAGCCGGGCACGCCGGCAGTTTTTCGCCGAGAGTTCCAACTCCCCGGCGCGATCGCGCGCGCCACGCTCTTCGCCACGGCGCGCGGCCTGCTCGATCTGCGGGCCAACGGCCGCCGCGTGACCGACGACCTCTTCGCCCCGGAGTGGACCGACTACGACAAGCGCATCCACTACCGCACCTACGACATCACGGCGCTCCTCGCCGCCGGCGCCAACGAGCTCTCCGTCACGCTCGGCGACGGCTGGTGGTCGGGTTTCGTCGGTTGGCAGGAAACGAAGGGCCGCTACGGTTCGCTCGAAAACAGCCTCGCGCTCCAACTCGAGGTCGACCTCGCCGACGGCGCGCGTTTCACGCTCGGCACCGATGGACAATGGCGCTGCGCCACCGGGCCGATTTTATCGTCGGACCTGCAAATGGGCGAAATCTACGACGCCCGCCGCGCGCCGCGCGATTGGCTGCCGGTCCGCGAGGTCGCCGCACCGACCGCTCCGCTCGTCGCGCAACGCAGCGAGCCCGTGCGCATCACCGAGACGCGCGTGCCGGTCTCGCATCGGGAGATCAGTCCCGGCGTGCACCTTTACGATCTGGGGCAGAACATGACCGGCTGGATCCGGCTCGCGGTCGAGCTGCCCACCGGCACGCGCGTCCAGTTGCGCCATGGCGAGCGCCTCAATCCTGACGGCACGCTCTACACCGCGAATCTCCGCCGCGCGAAGGCGACCGACGTCTACGTGTGTCGCGGCGGCGGCCTCGAGGTTTTCGAGCCGCATTTCACTTTCCACGGCTTCCAGTTCGTCGAGCTCACCGCGCTCGGCTCCGACAACTGTCACCTATTTGGTGACAAGTTCACGCCCACGCTCGGGACGATCACCGGCTGCGTGATTCACTCGGCGACGCCACCGGCGGGACACTTCGAGTGCTCCCACGCCGGCGTGAATCGCCTCTGGCTCAACGGCGTGTGGTCGCAGCGCGACAACTTCCTGTCCGTGCCGACCGACTGCCCGCAGCGCGACGAACGCCTCGGCTGGATGGGCGACGCGCAGGTGTTTTTCCGCACCGCCACGTGCAACATGGACGTCGCGGCGTTCTTCACCAAGTGGCTGATCGATGTCGAGGACGCGCAGACGCCGGACGGCGTCTTCCCCGACATCGCGCCCCGCCTGCGCGAGGACATCAACTGGGTCGGCCTCGGCAACCTCGGCGGCGCCGCCGGTTGGGCCGACGCTGGCATAATCATCCCTTACACCTTCTGGCGCGTCTACGGCGACCTGCGCCTCGTCGAGCGCCACTGGAACGCGATGGTGCGCTGGCTCGACTGGATCGAGCGGCACAACCCGAGCGGTCTTCGCGTCAACCAACTCGGCAACAACTACGGCGACTGGCTCTGCATCCCGAGCGACACCTCGTTCGGCACGCATTCGCCGATGAAGAATCTCCTCGCGACCGCCTACTGGGCCGACGACGCCGCGAAAATGGCGCGCCTCGCCCGCGCGCTCGGCCGCGACACCGATGCGGCGCGCTTCCAGGCGATGTTCGAAAAAGTGCGCGCCGCGTTCCAAGCCGAGTGGGTGCGCCCGGATGGACGCATCGCCGTCGAGACACAAACCGCCTACCTGCTCGCGCTCGCGTTCGACCTTTTGCCAGACCAACTCCGCGCCGCGGCGGCGGAGCATCTCGTCGCGAACATCCGCGCGCTCGATTGGCACTTGAGCACGGGCTTCGTCGGCATCGGACACTTGAATCCGCAGCTCACGCTCGCGGGCCGCGCCGACGTCGCCTACCGGCTGCTCCTGCAGGAAAGTTACCCGTCGTGGCTTTTCCCGGTGCTCCAAGGCGCGACCACCATCTGGGAACGCTGGGACAGCTGGACGATCGCCAGCGGCTTCCACCGGGACGGCATGAACTCCTTCAACCACTATTCGCTCGGCTCGGTCGGCGAGTGGCTGTTCCGTCACGTGCTCGGCATCGAACTCGACGCGGACACGCCAGGTTACCAACGCTTCATGCTTCGGCCGTTCGTGGGGCAGGGGCTCGCTCACGCGAGCGGCAGTTATCGTTCGATCAACGGCGAGATTTGCAGCGCATGGCGTCGCTACGGCGCGCATTTCGAGTGGACGGTCACGGTCCCCGCCAACACCTCGGCGCGCGTGCATATCCCGTGCACAGCCGATGGGATGGTCGGCACCGATGGACTCACGATCGTCGACCGTGCGGACGGCTTCGCGGTGTGCGATGCGCCAGCGGGCACCTACACCTTCACCAGCACGCTCGCTCACGCATGAAGATCACCCGTCTCCAACCGCTGATTCTGCACGCGCCGGTCACGCGCGGCGGCATCGCCGACAGCACGCATTCGATTTCGCACTGGGGCGCGCCGGGCGTGGCGATCCACACCGACACCGGGCTCGTCGGCTACGGCTTCTCCGGCACGCATGCGCACCTGCCGACCGACAAGCTCATCGTCGAGTGCGCGGTCGATTCATTCGGACCTCTGCTCATCGGCGAAGACCCGCGCGAAGTCCGCGCACTTTGGGAAAAACTGCACAAGCACTCGCCGATTTACTGGGTCGGACGCGCCGGCATCACGCACCTCGCGCACGGCGCCATCGACATTGCGCTTTGGGATTTGAAGGCCAAGGCCGCCGGCCTGCCGCTCTGGAAGCTCCTCGGCGGCTCCGCATCCAAGCGAGTCGAGGCCTACAACACCGACGGCGGCTGGCTCAACTGGCCGCTCGAAACGCTCGTGTCCGATTGCCAGCGCCTCGTCGAGACCGGCGGCTACCGCGCCGTGAAGATCAAGGTCGGCAGTCCGAATCCCGCGACCGATCTTCGCCGTCTCGAAGCCGTGCGCGCCGCCCTCGGGCCGGAGATCCGCATCATGACCGACGCCAACGGCAAACTCGCGTTGCCCGACGCGATTCGTCTCGGCCGCCGGCTCGCGGAGTTCGACGTCGTGTGGTTCGAGGAGCCGACGACCTTTGACGATGTGCTCGCGCACCGCCGCCTCGCCGAGGCGATCGAGACGCCCATCGCACTGGGCGAACAGCTCTACCTCGCGCACCAGTTCCGCGATTTCATCCACGCCGGCGCCGTGCACTACGTGCAGCCCGATGTCGTCCGGCTCGCCGGCGTGACTGAGTGGTGGCAAGTCGCCGACCTCGCGCACAGTTACAGCCTGCCGGTCGTGCCGCACGTCGGCGACATGTGTCAGGTCCACCAGCATCTGTGCTTCGCGCATCCCGGTTGTGGGTTGCTCGAGTATATTCCCTGGTTGCGCGACTGGATGAAGCATCCGGCGCAGATTCGCGACGGCCATTTCATCGCGCCCGAAGCGCCGGGCGCCGGCATGGAGCCGACAGCCGAGGCACTACAGCAAATCAACCGTCTTTGAGACTCGATCAGGAGAGAAACCACGAATGAACACGAATGCACACGAATCCCGACACGGAGCTGAAAGTCGGCTGAGCGTGGCGAGCTTTCGTGACGCCGCCGGTTTTCATTCGTGTCTATTCGTGTCCATTCGTGGTTAGCCCCAAATCCATGGAGCGCGTCACCGCCATCTATCTCATCGAGACACCGCTGCCCGTGGAGAAGGCCGCGACGACGCTCGCCGGCGAGCAATCGTCCGGCACCTTCGTCGCCGTGCCGGGCGAGACGGAGGAGCTGAAGCGGCGTTTCGCCGCGCGCGTGGAGGCGATCCAGCTGCTCGAATCCGTTGCCGCGCCCGCGCTCCCGACGGGCCGCGCTCCCGCCGCGAGTTACCAGCGCGCCGAGGTGAAGGTATCATGGTCAGTCGAGAATTTCGGGACGAACCTCCCCGCGCTCGTCTCGACGCTCCAGGGCAATCTCTACGAACTCGCCCAGTTCTCCGGCCTCAAGTTGATGGACTTCGACGTGCCGCCGTCGTTCGCCGCGAAGTTCCGTGGTCCCGCCTTCGGCATCGCCGGCACGCGCCGTCTCACCGGCGTCGAGGGCCGCCCGCTGATCGGCACGATCATCAAGCCCAGCATCGGCCTCTCGCCCGCGCAAACGGCCGACATGGTGCGCGTGCTCGTCGAGGCGGGGATCGATTTCGTTAAGGACGACGAGCTGATGGCCGACCCGCCGCACTCGCCGTTCGACGCGCGGGTCGATGCCGTCATGCGTGTGATCAACGATCACGCTCAGCGCACCGGCAGGAAGGTGATGTTTGCCTTCAACATTTCGGACGAACTCGACGCCATGCAGCGCCACTACGACAAGATCGTGGCGAGTGGCGGCACCTGCGCGATGATCAGCGTCAACAGCGTCGGCCTCGCGGCGACGAAGACGCTCTGCGATCGCGGCCAGCTCGCGATCCACGGTCACCGCAACGGTTGGGGCATGCTCAACCGCTACCCGCTGCTCGGCATCGATTTTCCGGCTTACCAAAAGCTCCAGCGGCTCGCCGGCGTCGACCAACTCCACGTCAACGGCATCGCGAACAAGTTCTGGGAAGACGACGATTCGGTCGTGCGCTCCATCGCTTCATGCCGCGCGATCGAGCCGCTCGGCAAGCCCGTGTTGCCCGTCGTCTCCTCCGGCCAATGGGGCGGCCAGGCGCCGGAGACGTGGCGACGCACACAAACCGTCGATCTCCTCTACATGGCCGGTGGCGGCATCCAGGCGCACCCGGACGGTGCCGCGGCAGGAGTGCGTTCGCTGCAACTCTGGTGGGAAGCCGCCGTCGAAGGGCTGACCGTCGAGCAAGCCGTCGCGAAGCACCCGCTGCTCGCGAAATCGCAGGCGAAATTCGGCGGCAAATGACGGCGGCGTCCGCACAACTCCGCCTCGCGTATTTCGGTGACGATTTCACCGGGTCGACCGATGCGCTGGAATTTCTCTCGCGCGCGGGTTTGCGCACCGCGCTTTTCCTCGCCCCGCCGTCCCGCGAACGATTGGCCGCTCTGCCCGGACTCGACGCGATCGGTGTCGCCGGGCTCACGCGCTCGCTCCCGCCGGGGGAGATGGAAGCGGTGCTGCGCCCGGCCTTTGCGGCGCTGCGCGAACTGCGCCCGCGGCACGTGCACTACAAGGTGTGTTCCACCTTCGATTCGTCGCCCACGGTCGGCTCGATCGGTCGGGCGATCGAAGTGGGCGCGGAGATTTTTCCCGGTCGCTACGTGCCGCTCCTCGTCGGTGCGCCGGCGCTCGGACGCTTTTGCGCCTTCGGAAATCTCTTCGCACGCCTGGGCATCGGCAGCAGCGGTGAGATTCACCGCCTCGATCGCCATCCCGCGATGAGCCGCCATCCGGTGACACCGGCGGACGAGGCGGATTTGCGGCTTCATCTCACCCGGCAAACCACCAAACGCATCGGCCTTCTCGACACTGAGGCGCTCGATTCCGGCCCGGCGGCTTCGCGCGCTGCCTTGGGACGCGCTCTCGCGGCCGGCGCGGAGATCGTGCTCTTCGATGTCATGCGCGAGGAGCAGCTGGCGCGGATCGGCGGCCTGATCGACGAGCTGGCCACGGAAAGAGAACCGGTCTTTTCGGTCGGCTCGTCCGGCATCGAGATGGCGCTCGGGGCGCACTGGACGGAGCAGGGGAGCGTCGCCTCGCACCAAGTCTGGCCCCGCGCCACGGCCGTCGATCGCTTGCTCGTGCTCTCCGGCAGCTGTTCGCCCGTCACCGCCGGGCAAATCGATTGGGCGCTCGCGCACGGTTTCGTCGGCGTGCCGCTCGATGCGCAGACGCCGCAAATCGAGCCGGCCGTCGCGGCGGCTCGCGACGCCTTGCGGGACGGCAAGAGCCCGGTGGTGTTCACGGCGCGCGGCACTCCGACCGGTGCGCCCGCGTCCGCTGCCGCCGTCGGCGCCGCTCTCGGCGCGATTGCGCGCGTGTTGGCCGAGTCGGAATCGCTCTCGCGCGTGCTCGTCGCGGGCGGCGACACTTCGAGCTACGCTGCGCGTGCGCTCGGTATCGATGCCGTCGAGATGATCGCGCGGCTCGCGCCCGGCGCTCCGCTGTGCCGCGCGCACTCCGGGCACCGGGGCGTGCACGGCCTCGAGATCAACTTCAAGGGCGGCCAGGTCGGCCCGGCCGATTATTTCGCCGCGGTCCGGGACGGCGGCGCCTGAATTTCCATGAAACGCAAGACGCTCGCCCTCGTTCACACTTCCGCGACGCTCGTCCCGGTCTTTCAGCAGCTTTGTCAGACGCACCTGCCGAAGGTCGACACGTTCAACATCGTCGACGACAGCCTGGTCCGCGCCATCGGCGCAAAGGGCGGTCTCACCGCCGACATCGCGCGCCGCGTGCAGTCCTATATCACGTCCGCCGAGGCGGGCGGCGCCGATTGCGTGCTCGTGACTTGCTCGTCGATCGGGCCGGCGGTCGAGGCGTCCGCGGCATTTGCCGCCGTGCCGGTGTTGCGGGTCGACCAACCGATGGCTGACCAAGCCGTGCAAACGGGCCGGCGCATCGGTGTGATTGCGACGCTGCCCACGACGCTCAATCCGACGAAGGATCTGGTGCAACGCCGCGCGGCCGCTGCGAGCAGGAGCATCGAGCTCCGCGCGGTGTTGGTCGAAGGCGCATTCGATGCGCTCATGTCCGGCGACGCGGCGAAGCACGACGCGCTCGTCGCCGCCGCGTTGCGCCAACTCGCGGCGCAGGTCGACGTGATCGTGCTCGCACAGGCTTCGATGGCCCGCGTGGTCGACACGCTCGCGCCGGAAGATCGCCGCATTCCGATCCTGGCCAGTCCGCCGCTCGCGATCGCGCACCTCGCGACCATGCTCTGATCGCCGCACCGGCATTCCGCCGGCACTCACGTTTCCCTCCGGCGGGAGGCCGGCGTCACATTCCCCATACCCCATGCACGCTGTCCGCAAACTCTGCCTCGGAATCGCCGCCGCGTCGCTCGCCGCGACGCTTGCCGGTCTCGTGCTCGGTCAGCCGGGACTGTGGTCGCCGGCCGCTGTGTTGGCCGCAGTTACGCTCGCGCTCGGCCTCGGCGCGGTGCCAGAGCTCAAAGGTTACCAGTTCACGGCATGGATCGTCGCGGCGGTGGTCGCGGCGATGATTTTTCCGGGCGCGTTCCTCAAGGTCGGCGACTTCGATCTGCGCAACAAGTGGCTTATCCTGCTCGTCGTCCAGACTGTGATGTTCGGCATGGGCACGCAGATGAGCCTGCGCGACTTCTCCGGAGTGGTGAAGACCCCGCGCGGCGTGCTCGTGGGCCTGATCTGTCATTTCTCGGTGATGCCACTGGTGGGGTTCGCGCTGACGAAGCTCTTCGATTTTCCGCCCGAGATCGCGGCCGGCATCATCTTGATCGGATCGTGCTCCAGCGGCCTGGCCTCGAACGTCATGGCGTATCTCGCGCGCTCGAATCTCGTGCTTTCGGTCACCGTCACCGCGATCACGACGCTCGTGGCGCCGTTCCTGACGCCGCTGTTGATGAAGCTGTTCGCCGGCGCCCTGGTCGAAGTGAAGTTCCTCAACCTGATGGTCGAGATCATCAAGATCGTCATCGTGCCCATCGCCGCGGCGCTGATCCACGATCACCTCAAACATCGGCCGACGGCGCTGGCGCGCTGGGTGAACGCCCAATGGCTCACGACCGGCGCGTGCCTGTTCATTTTTCTCCTGCGCGATCACATCCTCGTCACCACGCTGCCCGACAGCGTGCAACTCGCGATCGAGCTCTCCGGCTTCCTGCTGGCTGCGGTCGCGGTGGGCGTCGCCTA
This window of the Candidatus Didemnitutus sp. genome carries:
- a CDS encoding MFS transporter; its protein translation is MSQVTSSVPAAPADGSHITAQQWKWSALAGMASYLDAGSIVALGAGLAILQKEFGMSDTAVGVLAAIGPNALGCALGALIGGWLGDKLGRKKIYQYDLMVYAFGILLCALCQNKEMLFLGTFIVGVAVGADVPTSLALVGEFAPDKARGKLLGFTQVAWCLGPVIVLWLALALAPLGLLGIRIVFLQLFVVAVVTWALRRGLAESARWQEAAKAGKGVGQNLWALFKGSNLKAIVWTATIYLFWNLAAGTAGIFNPYIISTLHAGGQAMSVGLSSANFVITMIVTVTIFMRYSDKSYETRKLLWGVGAVMQTISYGLFLFFPFTITTVICNIVLFSASAALSGEAFYKVFSQELFPTALRGTAQGFTFGVARTILGIWSFFVPILAHAGIKQIAGLLTLFLAISGVVGYFFMPDTSGKSLEQIEAERA
- a CDS encoding family 78 glycoside hydrolase catalytic domain, which translates into the protein MSDTCVSSLRCEYLVDPLGLDERRPRLSWLLESGRRGARQVAFRVRVASTPEKLAAGETDRWDSGRVESAQTVHIAYAGATLRSRDACHWQVEAWDETGASVRSAPARWTMGLLAPDDWCAKWIAADPEIVRRDPDAVVATLTEPGTPAVFRREFQLPGAIARATLFATARGLLDLRANGRRVTDDLFAPEWTDYDKRIHYRTYDITALLAAGANELSVTLGDGWWSGFVGWQETKGRYGSLENSLALQLEVDLADGARFTLGTDGQWRCATGPILSSDLQMGEIYDARRAPRDWLPVREVAAPTAPLVAQRSEPVRITETRVPVSHREISPGVHLYDLGQNMTGWIRLAVELPTGTRVQLRHGERLNPDGTLYTANLRRAKATDVYVCRGGGLEVFEPHFTFHGFQFVELTALGSDNCHLFGDKFTPTLGTITGCVIHSATPPAGHFECSHAGVNRLWLNGVWSQRDNFLSVPTDCPQRDERLGWMGDAQVFFRTATCNMDVAAFFTKWLIDVEDAQTPDGVFPDIAPRLREDINWVGLGNLGGAAGWADAGIIIPYTFWRVYGDLRLVERHWNAMVRWLDWIERHNPSGLRVNQLGNNYGDWLCIPSDTSFGTHSPMKNLLATAYWADDAAKMARLARALGRDTDAARFQAMFEKVRAAFQAEWVRPDGRIAVETQTAYLLALAFDLLPDQLRAAAAEHLVANIRALDWHLSTGFVGIGHLNPQLTLAGRADVAYRLLLQESYPSWLFPVLQGATTIWERWDSWTIASGFHRDGMNSFNHYSLGSVGEWLFRHVLGIELDADTPGYQRFMLRPFVGQGLAHASGSYRSINGEICSAWRRYGAHFEWTVTVPANTSARVHIPCTADGMVGTDGLTIVDRADGFAVCDAPAGTYTFTSTLAHA
- a CDS encoding mandelate racemase/muconate lactonizing enzyme family protein: MKITRLQPLILHAPVTRGGIADSTHSISHWGAPGVAIHTDTGLVGYGFSGTHAHLPTDKLIVECAVDSFGPLLIGEDPREVRALWEKLHKHSPIYWVGRAGITHLAHGAIDIALWDLKAKAAGLPLWKLLGGSASKRVEAYNTDGGWLNWPLETLVSDCQRLVETGGYRAVKIKVGSPNPATDLRRLEAVRAALGPEIRIMTDANGKLALPDAIRLGRRLAEFDVVWFEEPTTFDDVLAHRRLAEAIETPIALGEQLYLAHQFRDFIHAGAVHYVQPDVVRLAGVTEWWQVADLAHSYSLPVVPHVGDMCQVHQHLCFAHPGCGLLEYIPWLRDWMKHPAQIRDGHFIAPEAPGAGMEPTAEALQQINRL
- a CDS encoding ribulose-bisphosphate carboxylase large subunit family protein, coding for MERVTAIYLIETPLPVEKAATTLAGEQSSGTFVAVPGETEELKRRFAARVEAIQLLESVAAPALPTGRAPAASYQRAEVKVSWSVENFGTNLPALVSTLQGNLYELAQFSGLKLMDFDVPPSFAAKFRGPAFGIAGTRRLTGVEGRPLIGTIIKPSIGLSPAQTADMVRVLVEAGIDFVKDDELMADPPHSPFDARVDAVMRVINDHAQRTGRKVMFAFNISDELDAMQRHYDKIVASGGTCAMISVNSVGLAATKTLCDRGQLAIHGHRNGWGMLNRYPLLGIDFPAYQKLQRLAGVDQLHVNGIANKFWEDDDSVVRSIASCRAIEPLGKPVLPVVSSGQWGGQAPETWRRTQTVDLLYMAGGGIQAHPDGAAAGVRSLQLWWEAAVEGLTVEQAVAKHPLLAKSQAKFGGK
- a CDS encoding four-carbon acid sugar kinase family protein produces the protein MTAASAQLRLAYFGDDFTGSTDALEFLSRAGLRTALFLAPPSRERLAALPGLDAIGVAGLTRSLPPGEMEAVLRPAFAALRELRPRHVHYKVCSTFDSSPTVGSIGRAIEVGAEIFPGRYVPLLVGAPALGRFCAFGNLFARLGIGSSGEIHRLDRHPAMSRHPVTPADEADLRLHLTRQTTKRIGLLDTEALDSGPAASRAALGRALAAGAEIVLFDVMREEQLARIGGLIDELATEREPVFSVGSSGIEMALGAHWTEQGSVASHQVWPRATAVDRLLVLSGSCSPVTAGQIDWALAHGFVGVPLDAQTPQIEPAVAAARDALRDGKSPVVFTARGTPTGAPASAAAVGAALGAIARVLAESESLSRVLVAGGDTSSYAARALGIDAVEMIARLAPGAPLCRAHSGHRGVHGLEINFKGGQVGPADYFAAVRDGGA
- a CDS encoding bile acid:sodium symporter family protein, with protein sequence MHAVRKLCLGIAAASLAATLAGLVLGQPGLWSPAAVLAAVTLALGLGAVPELKGYQFTAWIVAAVVAAMIFPGAFLKVGDFDLRNKWLILLVVQTVMFGMGTQMSLRDFSGVVKTPRGVLVGLICHFSVMPLVGFALTKLFDFPPEIAAGIILIGSCSSGLASNVMAYLARSNLVLSVTVTAITTLVAPFLTPLLMKLFAGALVEVKFLNLMVEIIKIVIVPIAAALIHDHLKHRPTALARWVNAQWLTTGACLFIFLLRDHILVTTLPDSVQLAIELSGFLLAAVAVGVAYHRLTRWLPKLDALMPQLSMAGIVYFTTVTTAAGRDNLLKVGALLFIASVLHNAAGYFFGYWLSRAAGLDKSSARSVAFEVGLQNGGMASGLAGAMGKLGTVGLAPAIFSPWMNISGSILANFWHKHPVDDAPPPDRGES